One genomic region from Diabrotica undecimpunctata isolate CICGRU chromosome 9, icDiaUnde3, whole genome shotgun sequence encodes:
- the LOC140450808 gene encoding uncharacterized protein: protein MSFNILNIGDRVLVDNSVVSREMHSHLPYANATFNHCDEIRIPIQTQDIYTLPSESYLYIEGRLTNDGKESNTLRFINNGLMHLFDEIRYEIGGCVIDRVRNLGITTTMKNYASFTQTESNRYNCIGWSINDTPTVADKAGNFNVCIPLKLVLGFFEDFTKILINIRQELVLIRSSTDLNAVMSTVETELKPKVEIFKLIWKMPHIQVSDSEKLRLYKFIENGSSLELAYRSWEYHEIPLLPQTMKFNWNVKTTSLLERPRFVLFALQTAKKNAIKEENSYFDHCNLTNLKLFLNSEMYPYDNLNLNFSKRHYALAYEMYAQFQPSYYYKSIGDPCLTMLQFCAVAPIFVIDCSRQNESIKSGSVDMRIEIETNKNIPANTTAYCIIIHDRIVNYNPLTNLNSPQNSSPENETKNDEPLRYIKNDDDYNETTDFETSEIKQSILDNIEVDDIKEQIKNDKHSENRFEDIANQARVDYWDQYDPLPRKYITNMHADVLNKEFDHKYGIRFDETSEKLLIGNSEIDLDGADILL, encoded by the exons ATgagttttaacattttaaatattggaGATCGTGTATTGGTTGACAATTCAGTTGTGAGTCGAGAAATGCACAGTCATTTACCCTATGCCAATGCAACTTTTAATCATTGTGATGAAATAAGAATACCAATTCAGACTCAAGATATATACACCCTACCTTCTGAGAGTTATCTGTATATTGAAGGACGTTTAACGAATGATGGGAAAGAAAGCAATACTTTGCGCTTTATTAATAATGGTTTGATGCATTTATTTGATGAAATACGATATGAAATTGGAGGCTGTGTAATAGATAGAGTGAGAAATTTAGGTATAACAACGACAATGAAAAACTATGCTTCGTTCACACAAACTGAATCTAATCGATACAACTGTATAGGTTGGAGTATTAATGACACACCAACAGTTGCTGATAAAGcaggaaattttaatgtttgtattccaCTCAAACTTGTACttggattttttgaagattttacaaaaattcttatTAACATACGCCAAGAACTCGTATTGATAAGAAGTTCAACTGATTTAAATGCAGTAATGTCTACAGTAGAAACTGAACTGAAACCAaaagtggaaatatttaaattaatatggaaAATGCCTCATATTCAAGTGTCCGATTCAGAAAAGTTacgtttatataaatttattgaaaatgggtCCAGTTTGGAGCTTGCATATAGAAGCTGGGAATATCATGAAATTCCTCTACTGCCTCAGACAATGAAATTTAACTGGAATGTAAAAACTACCAGTCTATTGGAGAGACCACGATTTGTTTTGTTTGCATTacaaactgccaaaaagaatgcaaTAAAAGAAGAGAACAGCTATTTTGATCACTGTAATCTTACAAACTTAAAGCTATTTCTAAATTCTGAAATGTACCCGTATGACAATTTGAACTTGAACTTTAGTAAAAGACATTATGCCCTTGCATATGAAATGTATGCACAATTTCAACCGTCGTACTATTACAAATCCATAGGAGATCCATGCCTTACTATGTTACAATTCTGTGCTGTTGCTCCGATATTTGTTATTGATTGCAGCAGACAAAATGAATCAATTAAATCAGGAAGTGTCGATATGAgaatagaaatagaaactaaTAAGAATATACCAGCTAACACAACTGCTTATTGTATAATTATACATGACCGTATTGTTAATTATAATCCTCTAACCAAT TTAAATAGTCCACAAAATTCCAGTccagaaaatgaaacaaaaaacgaTGAACCTTTAAGGTACATTAAAAACGATGATGACTATAATGAAACTACTGACTTTGAAACAAGTGAAATCAAACAATCGATATTGGACAACATTGAAGTGGATGATATAAAAGAACAGATTAAAAATGATAAACACTCTGAAAATCGATTTGAAGATATTGCTAACCAGGCGCGTGTAGACTACTGGGATCAATATGATCCATTGCCTaggaaatatattacaaatatgcaCGCTGATGTTCTAAACAAAGAATTTGATCATAAATATGGAATTCGATTTGATGAAACATCTGAAAAGCTACTGATTGGGAATTCTGAAATAGATTTAGATGGTGCTGATATTCTTTTATAA